One Paenibacillus sp. FSL H7-0737 DNA segment encodes these proteins:
- a CDS encoding DMT family transporter has protein sequence MKNNSEWLKVVGAAVFEVMWVIGLKHASTMWEWLITVVAIIISFYVMISASTKLPVGTVYSVFVGLGTAGTVVADMVLFGEPFKLMKLVLVVILLAGVIGLKMVTKEAEVKGES, from the coding sequence ATGAAGAACAATTCAGAGTGGTTAAAGGTAGTTGGTGCAGCTGTTTTCGAGGTCATGTGGGTCATCGGCTTAAAACATGCTTCCACGATGTGGGAGTGGCTGATAACTGTGGTAGCTATAATAATAAGCTTCTATGTGATGATTTCAGCGAGTACCAAATTGCCGGTCGGCACGGTATATTCCGTGTTTGTTGGTCTAGGAACTGCAGGGACAGTAGTTGCGGACATGGTTTTATTCGGAGAACCGTTCAAGTTGATGAAGCTGGTTCTAGTGGTTATTTTGCTGGCAGGCGTTATAGGATTGAAAATGGTGACCAAAGAAGCCGAAGTAAAGGGGGAGTCTTAA
- a CDS encoding DMT family transporter, whose amino-acid sequence MAWVFLVVAGLFEMFGVAMINRLNKHRNFLSFALLFLGFGASFLFLSLAMKSLPMGTAYAVWTGIGASGGAILGMILYGEAKDWRRIVCIIMILGAAVGLKLIA is encoded by the coding sequence ATGGCATGGGTATTTCTGGTCGTTGCTGGTTTATTTGAAATGTTTGGAGTAGCTATGATTAATAGGTTGAATAAACACCGGAATTTCCTGTCGTTCGCGCTGCTCTTTCTTGGTTTTGGAGCAAGCTTTCTGTTTCTGTCTTTAGCTATGAAGAGTCTGCCGATGGGAACAGCTTATGCGGTATGGACGGGGATCGGTGCATCCGGCGGAGCGATTCTGGGGATGATATTGTATGGAGAGGCCAAAGACTGGCGCCGGATCGTCTGTATTATTATGATTCTGGGGGCCGCTGTGGGACTAAAGCTGATAGCTTAG
- a CDS encoding aldo/keto reductase, whose product MTKDSIEHLAEIARMNQSNRMLLPDGTSLPRIGQGTWNMGDDNSRREEEIAALRLGVELGMDLIDTAEMYGDGRSELLVGEAIQGIRDQVYLVSKVYPHNAGNEQLIRSCEESLKRLNTDHLDLYLLHWRGDIPLEETVVGMEKLVSQGKIARWGVSNFDVDDMKELLGIAGGTHCATNQILYHLGSRGIETELLPWQRSHKIPVMAYSPLAQAGSLRKGVIESEVVQEIASAHQATPLQIMLAWTMREEDVISIPKASSRKHVIENAAAGLITLSDDEIWKLDEAFPIPSWKVPLDMI is encoded by the coding sequence ATGACTAAGGATTCAATCGAACATTTGGCTGAAATCGCAAGAATGAACCAATCTAACCGCATGCTGCTTCCAGATGGAACGTCACTTCCCAGAATTGGGCAGGGAACTTGGAATATGGGTGACGACAATTCCCGTAGGGAGGAAGAGATTGCTGCCCTGCGATTAGGCGTGGAGCTAGGCATGGATTTAATAGATACGGCTGAGATGTATGGGGACGGACGCTCGGAGCTTTTAGTAGGTGAGGCTATCCAAGGCATTCGGGATCAAGTTTACCTGGTGTCAAAAGTCTATCCACATAATGCCGGGAATGAGCAACTTATCCGCAGCTGTGAAGAAAGCTTGAAACGCTTGAATACGGATCATCTGGATCTTTATTTGCTGCATTGGCGGGGAGATATTCCACTAGAAGAGACTGTTGTCGGTATGGAGAAACTAGTCTCACAAGGAAAAATAGCAAGATGGGGTGTATCCAATTTCGATGTCGACGATATGAAAGAACTGCTTGGTATTGCTGGAGGAACTCATTGTGCAACCAATCAGATTCTATATCATTTAGGGTCCAGAGGAATTGAAACTGAACTGCTGCCATGGCAGAGAAGTCACAAGATCCCGGTAATGGCTTACTCACCGCTTGCTCAAGCTGGTTCACTCCGAAAAGGAGTAATCGAGAGTGAAGTCGTTCAGGAAATCGCCAGTGCACATCAGGCAACACCGCTTCAGATTATGTTAGCTTGGACGATGCGTGAAGAGGATGTTATTTCTATCCCAAAAGCTTCTTCTCGTAAGCACGTCATTGAGAATGCTGCTGCAGGCTTGATTACGCTAAGTGACGATGAAATTTGGAAGCTGGACGAAGCTTTCCCAATACCTTCTTGGAAAGTACCGCTAGATATGATTTAA
- a CDS encoding M42 family metallopeptidase gives MNQETLDMFKTLTEFPSAPGFERELRAYVKDAMTPYTEEFVQDRLGSLFGVLRGEENGPKIMVAGHFDEVGFMVTGITNTGMIRFQPLGGWLASAVASQRLHIITPKGTLTGVVGSTPIHLLSNEERGKTGEISKMYIDIGADSREEAESFGVRPGQQVLPICPFTPLANPKKILAKAWDNRYGVGLAIELVKALHGKKLPNTVFAGATVQEEVGLRGARTAANLLSPDIFFGLDASAAADMTGDSQAFGHLGKGALLRIFDPTMVTHRGLIEYVQDTADTHRIKYQYFVSQGGTDAGQVHVSGIGVPSAVIGICSRYIHTASSVIHSDDYDAAKELLIKLVEGLDRTTLQTIIENS, from the coding sequence ATGAATCAAGAAACATTGGACATGTTCAAAACACTTACCGAATTTCCCTCAGCCCCAGGATTTGAGCGCGAACTCCGCGCTTACGTCAAGGATGCTATGACTCCTTATACTGAAGAGTTCGTACAGGATCGTCTCGGTAGTTTGTTCGGCGTACTCCGCGGCGAAGAGAACGGGCCAAAGATTATGGTCGCTGGGCATTTTGACGAAGTAGGTTTCATGGTAACTGGAATTACTAACACCGGTATGATCCGTTTTCAACCACTTGGCGGCTGGCTTGCCTCTGCTGTTGCATCCCAGCGCCTACATATCATTACACCTAAAGGAACACTGACCGGAGTTGTTGGCAGTACGCCTATCCATTTGCTAAGCAACGAAGAACGTGGTAAGACTGGCGAAATCAGCAAAATGTATATTGATATCGGTGCAGACAGCCGTGAAGAAGCAGAAAGCTTTGGCGTTAGACCAGGCCAACAAGTTCTGCCGATTTGTCCTTTTACTCCCCTTGCTAATCCCAAAAAAATCTTGGCGAAAGCTTGGGACAACCGTTACGGCGTAGGTCTTGCCATTGAACTAGTTAAAGCATTGCACGGTAAAAAGCTGCCGAATACCGTTTTCGCTGGTGCCACTGTACAAGAGGAAGTAGGTCTTCGGGGTGCGCGTACTGCGGCTAATCTCCTGTCACCTGACATCTTCTTCGGTCTGGACGCGAGCGCTGCTGCCGATATGACTGGTGACAGTCAGGCATTTGGCCATCTGGGCAAAGGAGCTCTCTTACGTATTTTTGATCCTACGATGGTTACACATCGCGGTCTGATTGAATATGTACAAGATACAGCGGATACCCACCGGATCAAATATCAGTATTTTGTATCCCAAGGCGGAACAGATGCAGGTCAGGTTCATGTTAGTGGAATTGGCGTTCCTTCCGCAGTAATCGGAATATGCTCCCGCTACATACACACCGCTTCATCAGTGATTCACAGTGATGACTACGATGCTGCTAAAGAGCTTCTGATCAAGCTGGTAGAAGGCCTTGACCGGACTACACTACAGACAATTATTGAGAACAGCTAA
- the spoVAC gene encoding stage V sporulation protein AC: MPAKTKKSGVKLKLDTLTPQDYEKLSKPFVPARPVFKNCIRAFIAGGIICVIGQGIQEAFMAIFDMTSKEAASPTVAVMILLSVILTSFGVYDKMAQWAGAGTAVPVTGFANSMCSAALEHRAEGLVLGVGGNMFKLAGSVIVFGAVAAFIIGIVYIFLGTGGAHHT; this comes from the coding sequence ATGCCGGCGAAAACTAAGAAATCGGGTGTCAAGCTGAAGCTTGACACCCTGACTCCACAAGATTATGAGAAATTGTCCAAGCCTTTTGTTCCTGCTAGGCCCGTATTCAAAAACTGCATACGAGCGTTTATTGCTGGCGGCATAATCTGCGTTATTGGACAAGGGATTCAGGAGGCTTTTATGGCAATCTTCGATATGACCTCCAAAGAAGCTGCCAGTCCCACAGTCGCGGTGATGATCCTACTCTCTGTAATTCTGACCAGCTTTGGCGTATACGACAAAATGGCGCAATGGGCTGGTGCAGGAACCGCAGTTCCAGTGACGGGGTTCGCAAACAGTATGTGCTCTGCAGCTCTGGAGCACCGCGCTGAGGGTCTTGTACTTGGTGTAGGCGGCAATATGTTTAAGCTTGCGGGTTCGGTCATCGTATTTGGTGCCGTCGCTGCTTTCATAATTGGTATCGTCTATATCTTTTTGGGCACAGGAGGTGCACACCATACATGA
- the spoVAD gene encoding stage V sporulation protein AD gives MKQLGSQTWEFTNRPIILGSSAVVGPEEGEGPLASDFDFIFDTLEMDEKTWEKAERALFEKACHLALINANIDKQKLEFFVGGDLMNQIISSSFAARKLGVPYLGVFGACSTSMESLAIASMIVDSGGGKYALAGTSSHNCTVEKQFRYPTEYGSQKPPTAQYTVTGSGCAVVGQNDGSGNYPVVVSATLGRIMDLGLTDPFNMGTAMAPAAADTITAHFRDTGLSPGHYDLIVTGDLASVGLPIAKTLLAKEGIPMEQTTFDDCGLLIYDLEKQKYVIAGGSGCGCSAVVTYGHILKRLKKGELKRVLIVATGALLSPLSYQQGESIPCVAHAVAIESGGQA, from the coding sequence ATGAAACAGCTTGGTAGTCAGACATGGGAGTTCACGAACCGCCCCATTATTTTAGGCTCTTCCGCAGTAGTTGGACCGGAGGAGGGAGAAGGTCCTTTAGCTTCTGATTTTGATTTTATTTTTGATACGCTGGAAATGGATGAGAAGACATGGGAGAAGGCCGAGCGCGCTCTGTTCGAGAAGGCTTGCCATCTGGCTCTGATTAATGCGAATATCGATAAACAAAAGCTGGAGTTTTTTGTTGGCGGAGATTTGATGAACCAGATTATCAGCAGCTCTTTCGCGGCAAGAAAATTAGGTGTGCCTTATCTCGGAGTCTTTGGTGCTTGCTCTACTTCTATGGAGAGCCTTGCGATTGCCTCAATGATCGTTGATTCTGGAGGCGGTAAGTATGCGCTAGCGGGAACATCAAGTCATAACTGTACGGTGGAGAAGCAGTTTCGTTATCCAACGGAATATGGTTCGCAGAAACCCCCAACGGCGCAATATACAGTTACAGGTTCGGGTTGTGCTGTAGTGGGTCAGAATGACGGTTCGGGTAACTATCCAGTCGTGGTGTCTGCCACGCTTGGACGTATTATGGATCTTGGTTTGACAGATCCTTTTAATATGGGGACGGCTATGGCACCCGCGGCCGCGGATACAATCACTGCGCATTTTCGGGATACAGGTCTATCGCCCGGGCACTATGATTTAATTGTTACCGGCGACCTGGCATCCGTAGGGTTACCTATAGCCAAGACCCTATTGGCTAAAGAAGGAATTCCTATGGAGCAAACAACCTTTGACGATTGTGGTTTGCTTATCTACGACTTGGAGAAACAGAAATATGTGATCGCTGGAGGAAGCGGCTGCGGGTGCTCAGCGGTTGTAACCTATGGTCATATCCTTAAGCGGTTAAAAAAAGGTGAACTTAAACGGGTTCTTATAGTGGCAACGGGCGCACTTTTATCACCTTTGTCTTATCAGCAGGGAGAGAGTATTCCATGTGTTGC